The Triticum aestivum cultivar Chinese Spring chromosome 3A, IWGSC CS RefSeq v2.1, whole genome shotgun sequence genome includes a region encoding these proteins:
- the LOC123057509 gene encoding probable fucosyltransferase 8, whose translation MEGDLRGRPADAREKRRDAASSAAIVVIFLLVALTHLLVLASHFGAADPLIWWQQRAYAADDGPGGNAVAPDRLLSPYLEDNNPAACLSRHEASRRWKPAAFPVPPYLVERLRRYEANHRRCGPRTALYREAVSRLRSASRNADHAAAGDRHHTCKYVVWIPTEGLGNRMLSLVSTFLYALLTDRVLLVHEPPEMEGLFCEPFPGTTWLLPPADFPHKLDAAAFSSRSKESYVNMLHNNIIRYGYDAQVLPAYVYLHLETVFLLTESIKLRLQNHTFCEEDHRLLNKFDWMVVKSDNYFAVALFMMPMYRRELERMFPAKGAVFHHLGRYLLRPGNRVWGMVDRFFEGYLAGADERLGMHVRNKQIFPVPPEIMFKQILRCAREHHLLPQVLATSEPPTAEVKKKKAVAVLMLSLKPEYHDKLHAMYYTNATVAGDVVVSVHQPSHDGEQQSDARAHNERALAEIYLLSFCDRMVTTGWSTFGYAAQALAGIRPWMLLPVNRSKMRADVACVRPPSVEPCMHPQPSLLTCQQGPRHLDDSVKRVPFLRHCEDVPLGLKLLD comes from the coding sequence ATGGAAGGAGATCTGCGAGGTCGACCGGCGGATGCAAGAGAGAAACGCCGGGATGCAGCCAGTTCGGCCGCCATCGTCGTCATCTTCTTGCTGGTCGCGTTGACGCACCTGCTCGTGTTGGCCTCCCACTTCGGCGCCGCCGACCCTCTGATCTGGTGGCAGCAAAGGGCGTACGCAGCAGATGACGGGCCTGGCGGCAACGCGGTGGCGCCCGACCGGCTCCTCTCCCCGTACTTGGAAGACAACAATCCGGCGGCGTGCCTCAGCCGGCACGAGGCCTCCAGGCGCTGGAAGCCCGCGGCGTTCCCTGTGCCCCCCTACCTGGTGGAGAGGCTGAGGCGGTACGAGGCCAACCACCGTCGGTGCGGCCCGCGCACGGCGCTCTACCGCGAGGCCGTTTCGCGGCTCCGGTCTGCCTCCCGCAACGCAGACCACGCCGCCGCCGGCGATCGTCATCATACATGCAAGTACGTGGTGTGGATCCCAACCGAGGGCCTCGGCAACCGGATGCTCAGCCTCGTCTCCACCTTCCTATACGCGCTCCTCACCGACCGCGTCCTCCTCGTCCATGAGCCCCCGGAGATGGAGGGCCTCTTCTGCGAGCCCTTCCCCGGGACCACGTGGCTGCTCCCGCCGGCCGATTTCCCCCACAAGCTCGacgccgccgccttctcctcccGCTCCAAGGAGAGCTACGTCAACATGCTCCATAACAACATCATCCGCTACGGCTACGACGCGCAGGTGCTGCCGGCTTACGTCTACCTCCACCTGGAGACCGTGTTTCTTCTCACCGAGAGCATAAAGCTCCGGCTCCAGAACCACACGTTCTGCGAAGAGGACCACCGCTTGCTCAACAAGTTCGACTGGATGGTGGTCAAGTCCGACAACTACTTTGCGGTGGCGCTGTTCATGATGCCCATGTACCGCCGCGAGCTTGAACGGATGTTCCCGGCGAAAGGGGCGGTGTTCCACCATCTTGGCAGGTACCTCCTCCGCCCGGGGAACCGGGTGTGGGGGATGGTGGACAGGTTCTTTGAGGGGTACCTCGCCGGTGCCGACGAGCGTCTCGGCATGCATGTGCGCAACAAGCAGATCTTCCCGGTGCCGCCCGAGATCATGTTCAAACAGATCCTCCGGTGCGCGCGGGAGCATCATCTTTTGCCGCAGGTACTAGCCACCAGCGAACCACCGACGGcggaggtgaagaagaagaaggccgtcGCAGTCCTGATGCTTTCCCTGAAGCCCGAGTACCATGACAAGCTGCACGCCATGTACTACACGAACGCGACGGTGGCCGGCGACGTGGTGGTGTCGGTGCACCAGCCGAGCCACGACGGGGAGCAGCAGTCGGACGCGCGGGCACACAACGAGCGGGCCCTGGCGGAGATCTACCTGCTGAGTTTCTGCGACAGGATGGTGACGACGGGGTGGTCCACGTTTGGGTACGCCGCGCAGGCGCTGGCTGGGATTCGGCCGTGGATGCTGTTGCCGGTGAACCGGAGCAAGATGAGAGCCGACGTGGCTTGCGTGAGGCCGCCGTCTGTGGAGCCCTGCATGCATCCGCAACCGTCATTGCTCACGTGCCAGCAGGGGCCGCGGCATCTGGACGATTCCGTGAAGCGTGTGCCGTTCCTGCGCCACTGCGAAGACGTGCCTCTTGGTCTCAAGCTCTTGGATTGA